A stretch of Desulfobacter hydrogenophilus DNA encodes these proteins:
- the betA gene encoding choline dehydrogenase — protein sequence MTKKQYDYIIIGGGSAGCALANRLSASPDNRVLVLDAGRPDYIWDLFIHMPAGLTVPLGNKWYDWCYESDPEPFMNNRRIFHGRGKVLGGSSSINGMIYIRGNALDYQRWSKDKGMENWDYAHCLPYFKRLEDRMARPDKYHGKQGPLNLEIGPCTNPLFQAFFKAVQEAGFPLTKDVNGFCQEGFAPFDRNIKQGKRWSAARAYYHPVKHRKNLKLIMRAMATRILFNGKRAEGVTFSRGKNRSETAYARHIICCGGAINTPQLLQLSGIADAGLLKDLNIPVVHDLPGVGQNLQDHLEVYVQYGCKEPVSMAPALKWYNKPRIGYQWLFHKKGAAASNHFEAGGFIRSNETVAYPNIQFHFLPVAIRYDGSSPSTDHGYQVHIGPMYSDARGEIKIKSKNPFRHPSMRFNYLSTQQDRKEWVEAVRTARQIMSRPAFDRFNKGELSPGPSVETDEQILDWVAADGETALHPSCTCKMGKDKRSVVDPDTMQVHGTEGLYAVDASVMPYITNGNIYSPVMMIAEKAADLILGNTLLQPEFADYYKHGAGAVSAEKK from the coding sequence ATGACAAAAAAACAATATGATTATATTATCATCGGAGGCGGATCAGCCGGTTGTGCCCTGGCCAACAGACTGAGCGCGTCTCCTGACAACCGGGTACTGGTGCTGGATGCCGGACGTCCGGACTATATATGGGATCTGTTTATCCACATGCCCGCAGGACTCACCGTCCCCCTGGGCAATAAATGGTATGACTGGTGCTATGAATCCGACCCGGAACCTTTCATGAACAACCGGCGGATTTTCCATGGCCGGGGAAAGGTGCTTGGCGGATCGAGCTCCATTAACGGTATGATTTATATCCGGGGCAATGCCCTGGATTACCAGCGGTGGTCAAAGGATAAAGGCATGGAAAACTGGGACTATGCCCATTGCCTGCCCTATTTCAAACGACTGGAAGACAGAATGGCCAGGCCGGACAAGTACCACGGCAAACAGGGGCCCTTGAACCTGGAGATCGGTCCGTGTACCAATCCGTTGTTCCAGGCATTTTTCAAGGCGGTTCAGGAGGCGGGTTTTCCATTGACCAAGGACGTGAACGGATTTTGCCAGGAAGGGTTTGCCCCCTTTGACCGGAACATCAAACAAGGTAAGCGCTGGAGTGCGGCCCGGGCCTACTACCATCCGGTCAAGCATCGCAAAAATCTTAAACTGATCATGCGTGCCATGGCCACCCGTATCCTGTTTAACGGTAAACGGGCCGAAGGGGTCACCTTTTCACGGGGGAAAAATCGAAGCGAAACCGCATACGCACGTCATATCATTTGCTGCGGCGGGGCCATTAACACGCCCCAGCTGCTTCAGCTTTCCGGCATTGCAGACGCCGGGCTGCTCAAGGATCTTAACATCCCCGTAGTTCACGACCTGCCCGGCGTAGGCCAAAATCTCCAGGATCATCTGGAAGTGTACGTCCAGTATGGGTGCAAAGAACCCGTATCAATGGCCCCGGCCCTGAAATGGTACAACAAACCGCGAATTGGTTATCAGTGGCTTTTCCACAAAAAAGGAGCTGCAGCCTCCAACCATTTTGAGGCCGGCGGATTTATCCGCAGCAACGAGACAGTGGCCTACCCCAATATCCAGTTCCATTTTCTGCCCGTGGCCATCCGGTACGACGGCTCCTCCCCGAGCACGGACCATGGATACCAGGTCCACATCGGCCCAATGTACTCTGATGCCAGAGGAGAGATCAAAATCAAGTCAAAGAATCCATTCCGGCATCCGTCCATGCGGTTCAACTACCTGTCAACACAACAGGACCGCAAAGAGTGGGTGGAGGCTGTTAGGACCGCCCGTCAAATCATGAGCCGGCCGGCGTTTGATCGCTTCAACAAAGGCGAACTGTCGCCGGGGCCTTCGGTGGAGACCGATGAACAGATTCTTGACTGGGTAGCGGCTGACGGAGAAACGGCACTTCATCCCTCGTGCACCTGTAAAATGGGCAAAGACAAGAGGTCTGTGGTTGACCCGGATACCATGCAGGTTCACGGCACCGAAGGTCTTTACGCTGTTGATGCATCCGTTATGCCCTATATCACCAACGGCAACATTTATTCACCGGTCATGATGATCGCTGAAAAAGCTGCGGATCTAATTCTTGGCAACACGTTGCTTCAGCCGGAATTTGCCGACTATTACAAGCACGGCGCCGGAGCGGTAAGCGCCGAGAAAAAGTAG
- the cas4 gene encoding CRISPR-associated protein Cas4, translated as MVYPEKEYLPLSGLQHILFCRRQCALIHVEQLWEENLFTAQGRVMHERVDRGDQTDRGKIKMEYGLPLKSARLGVTGKADVVEFHRTDSSIQKWVPFPVEYKRGKPKKDLSDKLQLCAQAICLEEMLNTDILSGALFYGKTRRRLEVAFDEKLRHKTMEAAKQLHAMIESGITPPPEYAKKCDACSFFSLCMPKAIEKKRTVSSWLKRMVRKDIIE; from the coding sequence ATGGTGTATCCTGAAAAGGAGTATCTGCCTTTATCCGGCCTGCAGCATATTCTTTTCTGCCGGCGGCAGTGTGCCCTGATTCATGTGGAGCAATTGTGGGAAGAAAACCTGTTCACGGCCCAGGGGCGGGTCATGCACGAAAGAGTGGACAGAGGCGATCAGACAGACAGGGGTAAAATCAAAATGGAATACGGGCTGCCCCTGAAATCAGCACGTCTGGGCGTAACCGGCAAGGCGGATGTGGTTGAATTTCACCGGACGGATTCTTCCATTCAAAAATGGGTCCCCTTCCCTGTGGAGTACAAGCGCGGAAAACCCAAAAAAGATCTGTCCGATAAGCTTCAACTCTGTGCCCAGGCCATTTGCCTTGAAGAGATGCTTAATACCGACATTCTGTCCGGCGCACTTTTTTATGGTAAAACAAGGCGCCGTCTGGAAGTGGCTTTTGATGAAAAATTGCGACATAAGACCATGGAGGCGGCAAAGCAGCTTCATGCAATGATCGAATCCGGAATAACCCCACCGCCTGAGTATGCTAAAAAATGTGATGCCTGCTCATTTTTTTCATTGTGCATGCCAAAGGCCATAGAAAAAAAACGGACTGTTTCTTCCTGGTTAAAAAGAATGGTTCGGAAAGATATTATTGAATGA
- the cas1c gene encoding type I-C CRISPR-associated endonuclease Cas1c yields the protein MKKHLNTLFVTTQGAYLGKDGETVAVKIEQKTVLRIPIHTLDGIVCFGAVGCSPYLMGFCAEKDVAISFLTEYGKFLAMVKGPVSGNVLLRRKQFRMADKPGVSAQVAGFVLTGKIANCRTVLERSLRDHSEKMDQSSVKKVSNRLSMYIRKELQKDNLDSLRGIEGDAAHQYFSVFDELIFQQKDAFGFSGRNRRPPTDRVNCLLSFVYTLLVHDIRSALESVGLDTSVGFLHRDRPGRPGLALDMMEEFRPFLADRLVLSMINRSQVRPDGFTIKESGAVHMDDDTRKTVLTTYQKRKQESLVHPFLNEKIQIGTLFFIQALLLARFIRGDLDGYPPFIWK from the coding sequence ATGAAAAAACATCTGAATACGCTGTTTGTCACCACCCAGGGGGCATATCTGGGCAAAGACGGGGAAACCGTTGCCGTTAAAATCGAACAAAAAACCGTATTGCGGATACCCATCCACACCCTTGACGGCATTGTCTGTTTCGGCGCCGTCGGGTGCAGCCCATACCTGATGGGATTTTGCGCGGAAAAAGACGTGGCAATAAGCTTTTTGACCGAATACGGAAAATTTTTGGCCATGGTCAAAGGGCCGGTTTCAGGCAATGTTCTGTTGCGAAGAAAGCAGTTCCGGATGGCGGACAAGCCGGGGGTTTCAGCACAGGTGGCAGGTTTTGTCCTGACCGGAAAAATTGCAAACTGCCGAACTGTGCTTGAACGTAGCCTGCGGGATCATTCGGAAAAAATGGACCAGTCCTCTGTTAAAAAAGTATCCAACAGGCTGTCAATGTATATTCGAAAAGAGTTGCAGAAAGACAATCTCGACAGTCTCCGGGGGATTGAGGGAGACGCTGCCCATCAATATTTCAGTGTTTTTGACGAATTGATCTTTCAGCAAAAAGACGCTTTTGGTTTTTCCGGACGGAACAGAAGACCGCCAACTGACAGGGTGAATTGTCTACTCTCTTTTGTTTATACACTGCTGGTTCATGATATCAGATCAGCCCTGGAGTCAGTGGGACTGGACACGTCAGTGGGCTTTCTTCACCGGGACCGTCCGGGCAGACCGGGTCTTGCCCTGGATATGATGGAGGAGTTCAGGCCGTTTCTTGCCGACAGGCTTGTACTGTCAATGATCAACAGGAGCCAGGTCAGGCCTGACGGGTTTACCATAAAAGAGTCAGGCGCAGTTCATATGGATGATGATACCCGTAAAACTGTTCTGACGACGTATCAGAAAAGAAAACAGGAAAGCCTGGTTCATCCATTTTTAAACGAAAAAATCCAGATCGGAACCTTATTTTTCATCCAGGCCCTGCTTCTGGCAAGGTTTATCCGTGGGGATCTTGATGGATACCCGCCTTTTATCTGGAAATAG
- the cas2 gene encoding CRISPR-associated endonuclease Cas2: MLVLVSYDVSIEENGAKRLRRVAKACQNYGQRVQYSVFECVVDPAQWTVLRQNLIDEINPEIDSLRFYFLGSNWKRRVEHVGAKKSIDFDEPLIL, translated from the coding sequence GTGCTGGTATTGGTAAGCTATGACGTCTCCATAGAGGAAAACGGCGCAAAGCGTTTACGGCGCGTTGCAAAAGCATGTCAGAACTATGGTCAAAGAGTTCAATACTCTGTGTTTGAGTGTGTGGTCGATCCTGCACAGTGGACGGTTTTAAGGCAAAACCTGATTGATGAAATAAATCCTGAAATAGACAGTTTAAGATTTTATTTTCTCGGATCAAACTGGAAAAGGCGGGTTGAACATGTCGGGGCCAAAAAGTCGATTGATTTTGATGAACCACTGATCCTGTGA
- a CDS encoding PAS domain S-box protein, translating into MNFNDPDRILFAIEEIEAIINIQSDADDVLDQILKKLLELFSCDRAWLFYPCNPNLSTFKVAHERTTPLFPGAKTLNATVPMTRDMAEYCKRALSNSGCPEIDPPSGQKMSNDIALKFDVKSLIFMALKFQNDDAWMFGMHHCEINHHWDDNEMSLFKIIGQRITKLIETVILIKQITESEKKYRQLFDTVSDAIYLISDTGRIIDANQGACTCLDKKKEEILELYIDDVDQNFSVEDFLSFWDKEPFNTPKKIESIHKIKNGDLISVEVISQKIRFENKTCYYGIAKDITARQKTEKSLKESEKRFRNLMENVDTVAVQGYGFDGTTQYWNKASERLYGYTRQEAIGCSLLDLIIPPEMRHGVAEAMRQMAESGRPIPSGELLLMHKDGSRVPVISHHTIVKVPGREQELFCLDIDITERKQADAEREKLQKQLNQAQKMEAVGRLAGGVAHDFNNMLGVILGYVELAFEKIDPNQALYSDLKEIQNAAERSADLTKQLLTFARKQIIAPEVLDLNDAVDNMLKMLRRLIGEDIDLSWLPADPLWSVKIDPSQLNQILANLCVNARHAIADVGKLTIETQMKTFDQIYCSGHAGFITGDYVMLAVTDNGCGMNKETLNNLFEPFFTTKNMDEGTGLGLAIIYGIVKQNNGFINVYSEPGQGTSFKIYLPRFHASEEVQEEILPEKPVPTGNETILLVEDEPAILRMTRMMLERKGYSVLPAGIPADAISIANAYVGKIHLLMTDVVMPEMNGRDLAEKITVMCPEIKLLFMSGYAANVITHQGVLDDGVAFMQKPFATNELAKKIRDVLDEPPSINQI; encoded by the coding sequence ATGAATTTCAATGATCCGGATCGCATTTTATTTGCCATAGAAGAAATCGAAGCGATAATCAATATACAATCCGATGCTGATGACGTCTTAGATCAAATTCTTAAAAAATTGCTTGAACTCTTTTCATGCGATCGGGCCTGGTTGTTCTATCCTTGTAATCCTAATCTGTCGACATTTAAAGTGGCACATGAGAGAACAACACCCTTGTTTCCTGGTGCTAAGACTTTGAATGCAACCGTACCGATGACCCGTGATATGGCAGAATACTGCAAGCGGGCACTCTCAAATAGTGGGTGTCCGGAAATTGATCCACCCTCAGGTCAGAAAATGAGCAATGATATTGCGCTGAAATTCGATGTTAAATCCCTGATATTCATGGCATTGAAATTCCAAAATGATGACGCTTGGATGTTTGGCATGCATCATTGCGAAATCAACCATCACTGGGATGATAATGAGATGTCACTTTTTAAAATAATCGGGCAGAGAATTACAAAATTAATTGAAACTGTAATTCTCATTAAACAAATAACAGAGAGTGAAAAAAAGTATCGCCAATTATTTGATACCGTTTCTGATGCCATCTATCTAATATCTGACACAGGGAGGATTATTGATGCCAATCAAGGTGCATGTACTTGTTTGGATAAGAAGAAAGAAGAAATACTTGAGCTGTATATAGATGATGTGGATCAAAATTTTTCAGTGGAGGACTTTTTATCTTTTTGGGATAAGGAGCCGTTTAATACGCCTAAAAAAATTGAATCCATTCATAAAATAAAAAATGGTGATTTAATATCGGTCGAAGTTATAAGCCAAAAAATCAGATTCGAGAATAAAACATGTTATTATGGTATCGCAAAGGATATTACAGCGCGTCAGAAAACGGAGAAGTCCTTGAAAGAAAGTGAAAAAAGATTTCGAAACTTGATGGAGAATGTAGATACTGTCGCTGTCCAGGGATATGGGTTTGATGGTACTACTCAGTACTGGAACAAAGCATCGGAGAGGCTTTATGGATATACACGGCAAGAGGCTATTGGTTGCAGTCTTCTTGATTTGATTATCCCACCTGAAATGAGGCATGGCGTCGCTGAAGCGATGCGTCAAATGGCGGAGTCAGGCCGGCCCATCCCTTCGGGAGAACTGTTGCTGATGCATAAAGATGGTTCACGCGTACCGGTTATCTCCCATCATACCATTGTCAAGGTACCGGGGCGTGAACAGGAACTCTTTTGCCTTGATATTGATATCACCGAACGTAAGCAGGCCGATGCAGAACGGGAGAAACTTCAGAAACAGCTCAACCAGGCTCAGAAAATGGAAGCCGTTGGGCGACTGGCCGGGGGGGTGGCCCATGACTTTAATAATATGCTGGGGGTGATACTGGGATATGTGGAATTGGCCTTTGAGAAAATAGATCCTAATCAGGCGCTGTATTCCGATCTCAAAGAAATACAAAACGCTGCCGAACGGTCTGCTGATCTGACAAAACAATTGTTGACCTTTGCCCGAAAACAGATTATTGCCCCGGAAGTGCTTGACTTGAACGATGCTGTAGATAATATGCTCAAAATGCTGCGCAGGCTCATTGGTGAGGATATTGATCTGTCATGGTTACCTGCCGATCCGTTGTGGTCGGTCAAAATAGATCCAAGCCAGCTCAATCAAATCCTGGCCAATCTGTGTGTCAATGCACGGCATGCCATTGCCGATGTCGGGAAACTCACCATTGAAACTCAAATGAAGACTTTTGATCAGATTTATTGTTCAGGCCATGCAGGATTTATAACCGGAGACTATGTGATGCTGGCGGTGACGGATAATGGCTGCGGCATGAACAAAGAGACGTTGAACAATTTGTTTGAACCGTTTTTTACCACTAAAAATATGGATGAAGGCACTGGGCTTGGCCTTGCCATAATTTACGGTATCGTTAAACAGAATAACGGCTTTATCAATGTCTACAGCGAACCGGGGCAGGGAACCTCTTTCAAAATATATCTGCCCCGGTTTCACGCGTCTGAGGAAGTTCAGGAAGAAATCCTTCCGGAAAAACCGGTCCCGACAGGAAATGAAACCATTCTGCTGGTAGAGGATGAACCCGCCATTCTTAGAATGACAAGGATGATGCTTGAACGTAAGGGATATTCGGTCTTGCCGGCCGGCATCCCTGCTGATGCGATAAGCATAGCCAATGCGTATGTCGGTAAAATACACCTTCTTATGACCGACGTGGTCATGCCTGAAATGAACGGCCGGGATCTGGCAGAAAAAATTACAGTGATGTGTCCTGAAATCAAGTTATTATTCATGTCCGGATATGCAGCCAATGTAATTACCCACCAGGGGGTGCTGGATGACGGGGTTGCCTTTATGCAGAAACCGTTTGCAACTAATGAACTTGCTAAAAAAATTCGGGACGTACTGGATGAACCGCCAAGCATAAATCAAATATAA
- a CDS encoding Fic family protein: protein MDFLKNLDKDLQKALITQLRNLWTHTSTAIEGNTLTLGETAFVLEEGLTVSGKPLKDHEEVVGHARAIELVYGLLGQGTPFNEEALFNLHKAVQTHVIVDIYKPVGGWKKEPNSTVGVVNEKQVVFEYAAPKDVPSLMEQWFKLYHELMVSVVPGDKETALQAYVSLHVSFVRIHPFFDGNGRMARLVANLPVLKAGLPPVIVPKEQRNAYIDALSQYHYAVGQIEKGKELLPEPEALKPFAAFCKQAWNASMDIVDEIHKKQQIRAGKEQ from the coding sequence ATGGATTTTTTAAAAAACCTGGACAAAGACCTCCAAAAAGCCCTGATAACCCAACTGCGCAACCTATGGACTCACACCTCCACGGCCATTGAGGGCAATACCCTGACCCTGGGGGAAACCGCTTTTGTTCTTGAAGAGGGCTTAACCGTTTCGGGTAAGCCACTTAAAGACCATGAGGAAGTGGTGGGACATGCCAGGGCCATTGAGCTGGTCTATGGTCTGTTGGGCCAGGGAACACCTTTTAATGAAGAGGCACTGTTCAACCTCCATAAAGCAGTTCAAACCCATGTGATTGTTGACATATACAAACCTGTGGGAGGCTGGAAAAAAGAGCCCAATTCAACGGTTGGGGTGGTTAATGAAAAACAGGTGGTTTTTGAGTATGCGGCACCCAAAGATGTGCCGTCACTTATGGAACAATGGTTTAAGCTGTATCATGAGCTTATGGTGTCTGTTGTTCCCGGGGACAAAGAAACGGCTTTGCAGGCTTATGTTTCACTTCATGTGTCTTTTGTCCGCATCCATCCCTTTTTTGACGGAAACGGCAGAATGGCAAGACTGGTTGCAAATCTGCCGGTGTTAAAGGCCGGTCTGCCACCTGTCATTGTGCCAAAGGAACAGCGCAATGCTTATATTGATGCCCTGTCCCAATACCATTATGCCGTAGGACAAATTGAAAAGGGAAAAGAACTGCTGCCGGAACCGGAGGCATTAAAACCCTTTGCTGCTTTTTGTAAGCAGGCTTGGAATGCCTCCATGGACATAGTGGATGAGATTCATAAAAAGCAGCAGATACGTGCCGGGAAGGAGCAATAA
- a CDS encoding ABC transporter substrate-binding protein encodes MLRKTSRIIITVFIAAVLTWGTAFADKSPKIKIASVGWTGVTIKTELAVAVLDSIGYDAQNLTMSVPITYMALSKGDVDFFLGNWMPTMANIANKYFENGSVIQYTANMPGAKYTLAVPSFCMAQGLKDFKDIVKFGDELDWRIYGIEAGNDGNQVIQSMIDKNMFGLGKFKLVASSEMAMLAQVQSFAQQNKPIVFLGWAPHSMNERIDMSYLTGSTSETFGGDDGTATVWTNTRKGFDKDMPNVATFLKNFTFPIAMINQIMTSLHTQKGLSPRDAGLLWLKQHPDTYRGWLKNVTATDGKPAAPVFAIALENVGE; translated from the coding sequence ATGTTACGCAAGACAAGCCGAATCATAATCACCGTATTCATTGCAGCAGTTCTTACCTGGGGAACGGCCTTTGCCGACAAGTCGCCCAAAATAAAAATCGCCAGCGTGGGCTGGACCGGAGTGACCATTAAAACAGAGCTGGCAGTGGCCGTTCTTGACAGCATCGGGTATGACGCACAAAACCTGACCATGTCAGTGCCCATCACCTACATGGCCCTGTCCAAAGGGGATGTAGATTTTTTCCTTGGCAACTGGATGCCGACCATGGCCAACATCGCGAACAAATATTTTGAAAATGGCAGCGTGATCCAGTATACGGCCAATATGCCCGGCGCTAAATACACGCTGGCCGTTCCCTCCTTCTGCATGGCCCAGGGGCTTAAGGATTTCAAAGACATTGTGAAGTTCGGCGATGAGCTTGACTGGAGAATCTACGGCATTGAAGCCGGCAACGACGGCAACCAGGTCATCCAGAGCATGATCGACAAAAATATGTTCGGCCTGGGCAAATTCAAACTGGTTGCCTCCAGCGAAATGGCCATGCTGGCCCAAGTTCAGTCATTTGCTCAGCAAAACAAACCCATTGTATTCCTGGGATGGGCACCCCACAGCATGAACGAACGCATTGATATGAGTTATCTGACCGGCAGCACCTCAGAAACCTTTGGCGGAGACGACGGAACCGCCACGGTCTGGACCAACACCCGCAAAGGTTTTGACAAAGATATGCCCAATGTGGCAACTTTCCTGAAAAACTTCACCTTTCCCATCGCTATGATCAACCAGATTATGACCTCGTTGCACACCCAGAAAGGTCTATCCCCCCGGGATGCGGGCCTGCTGTGGCTCAAACAGCACCCCGATACCTACCGGGGTTGGCTTAAAAACGTGACCGCCACAGATGGTAAACCTGCGGCCCCGGTCTTTGCAATCGCCCTTGAAAATGTCGGAGAATAA
- a CDS encoding FadR/GntR family transcriptional regulator, producing MNTNHRINFQPVTSTNKSEAIRLQIEAAILDNIFLPGDRLPSERELQDAFKTSRGSVREALGALKQKGLLEARKGARGGYYIREMDINDTIDQLAVMIKHQQMPLAKLLEFQYAMDQAVLAAAVTNGKPSDIDRLDALADELVLLCRTQTPDYEQISAIDKNLNLLMVKMTENPFFEWMMRSVQLTFRSYEFVVYQTPSVRNAIAQNWKNVVLAVRERDFQRGTRLYGHWYVLLEQCLRKQFGDTVFQHKTVQPCASDTKSNIRSS from the coding sequence ATGAACACAAACCATCGCATCAATTTCCAACCGGTCACGAGTACCAATAAATCCGAAGCCATCCGGCTTCAGATTGAGGCGGCTATTCTGGACAATATTTTCCTGCCCGGAGACCGGCTTCCCAGCGAGCGAGAACTGCAGGATGCGTTTAAAACCAGCCGGGGATCAGTGCGGGAAGCATTGGGGGCGTTGAAACAAAAAGGGCTTTTAGAGGCCAGAAAAGGAGCCCGGGGCGGTTACTACATCCGGGAGATGGACATCAATGATACCATTGACCAGCTGGCTGTAATGATCAAACACCAGCAGATGCCCCTGGCAAAACTGCTGGAATTCCAATATGCCATGGACCAGGCGGTTTTGGCCGCAGCCGTGACCAATGGGAAGCCGTCTGATATTGACCGTTTGGACGCACTGGCCGATGAACTGGTCTTGTTGTGCCGGACCCAAACCCCAGATTATGAGCAGATTTCCGCCATTGACAAAAATCTGAACCTACTCATGGTAAAAATGACTGAAAATCCCTTTTTTGAATGGATGATGCGATCTGTTCAGCTCACCTTCCGGTCCTATGAATTTGTCGTCTACCAGACACCATCCGTGCGTAATGCCATTGCCCAGAACTGGAAAAATGTAGTCCTGGCCGTCAGGGAGAGGGATTTTCAAAGGGGCACCAGACTGTACGGCCATTGGTATGTGTTACTGGAGCAATGTCTTCGCAAGCAATTCGGAGATACGGTGTTCCAGCACAAAACAGTACAGCCCTGTGCATCCGATACAAAAAGCAACATAAGGAGCAGTTAA
- the betB gene encoding betaine-aldehyde dehydrogenase codes for MSDRLYKNYVHGRFMDNKTGERFPVLNPATGEEIYQMEVADESVLNVAVESAKKGFQIWSAMDAVQRSRILMKAVSILQGKNDELARIEVLDTGKPLQEAAEVDVVTGAEVIEFFAGIAPGIEGCQQDLGRDFYYTRREPLGVCAGIGAWNYPIQIACWKSGPALACGNSMIFKPSEETPRGALELARVYTEAGVPDGVFNVVQGAAGVGQWLTGCPGIEKVSFTGEVGTGKKVMTSAATTLKDVTMELGGKSPLIVFEDANIDDAVSAAMLGNFYTQGEICTNCTRVFVHEKIKPLFLERLLSRIRANIKMGDPMDLSTNFGALISKDHRDKVLAFIESARQQGATQLCGDTLPDLPEHIRNGYFVPPVVFSDCTDEMTIVKEEIFGPVMAVLGFDNEETVIQRANATHFGLAAGVFTKDIQRAHRVIHQLEAGICWINAYGNSPAQMAVGGYKHSGIGRENGTETIRHYTQVKSVYMGMGPIESPF; via the coding sequence ATGTCAGATCGTTTATATAAAAATTACGTTCACGGCAGGTTTATGGATAACAAAACCGGAGAACGTTTTCCCGTGCTCAATCCTGCCACAGGAGAAGAGATCTACCAGATGGAAGTGGCAGACGAATCTGTGCTGAATGTCGCTGTGGAAAGTGCAAAAAAAGGATTTCAAATCTGGTCGGCCATGGATGCTGTACAGCGCAGCCGGATTCTCATGAAAGCTGTGTCCATTCTGCAGGGAAAAAATGATGAACTGGCCCGGATTGAAGTTTTGGACACTGGAAAACCCCTGCAGGAGGCTGCCGAGGTAGACGTGGTCACCGGAGCCGAGGTCATTGAGTTTTTTGCAGGTATCGCACCGGGCATTGAAGGCTGTCAGCAGGACCTTGGCCGGGATTTTTACTATACCCGCAGGGAACCTTTGGGGGTGTGTGCCGGCATCGGCGCCTGGAATTATCCCATCCAGATTGCCTGCTGGAAATCAGGACCTGCCCTTGCCTGCGGCAACAGCATGATTTTCAAACCCTCTGAAGAGACACCCAGAGGCGCGCTGGAACTGGCCCGGGTGTACACCGAGGCCGGTGTACCCGACGGGGTATTCAACGTTGTCCAAGGGGCTGCAGGTGTGGGGCAGTGGCTCACAGGATGCCCAGGCATTGAAAAGGTTTCGTTTACCGGCGAGGTGGGTACAGGAAAAAAGGTGATGACCAGTGCGGCCACAACCCTTAAAGATGTGACCATGGAACTTGGGGGCAAATCCCCGTTAATCGTATTTGAGGATGCGAACATAGACGATGCTGTCAGTGCGGCCATGTTAGGAAACTTCTACACCCAGGGAGAAATCTGCACCAACTGTACCCGGGTCTTTGTCCATGAAAAAATAAAACCCTTGTTCTTGGAAAGGCTTTTGTCACGGATCCGGGCCAACATTAAAATGGGCGACCCCATGGACCTTTCAACCAACTTTGGCGCCCTGATATCCAAGGACCACCGGGACAAGGTGCTTGCCTTTATTGAATCTGCACGGCAACAGGGTGCAACCCAGTTATGCGGAGACACCCTGCCCGATCTGCCCGAACATATCCGCAACGGTTATTTTGTCCCCCCCGTGGTATTTTCCGACTGTACCGATGAGATGACCATTGTCAAAGAAGAGATCTTCGGCCCGGTGATGGCGGTACTTGGGTTTGACAACGAAGAGACAGTGATTCAACGGGCCAATGCCACACACTTTGGTCTGGCAGCCGGGGTATTTACCAAAGATATTCAGCGGGCCCACCGGGTGATCCACCAGCTTGAAGCAGGCATCTGCTGGATCAATGCCTATGGCAACTCTCCGGCCCAGATGGCTGTGGGCGGATACAAACACTCGGGCATTGGCCGGGAAAACGGCACTGAAACCATCCGTCACTATACCCAGGTGAAGTCTGTGTACATGGGCATGGGGCCCATCGAATCCCCTTTCTAA